A section of the Virgibacillus sp. NKC19-3 genome encodes:
- the pyrR gene encoding bifunctional pyr operon transcriptional regulator/uracil phosphoribosyltransferase PyrR encodes MQKKTDILDQPAINRALTRIAHEIVEKNKGGENLVLVGVKTRGVPLTNRLQDRIKQIEGLDLPTGELDITLYRDDLEMATNSNDPQLKSTKIDIDVTGKKVILIDDVLYTGRTIRAAMDAVMDTGRPSQIQLGVLVDRGHRELPIRADYVGKNIPTSEKEIVVVQLAESDEIDQVSIYDK; translated from the coding sequence TTGCAAAAGAAAACAGACATATTGGATCAGCCGGCAATTAACCGGGCATTAACCCGAATTGCTCATGAAATCGTTGAAAAAAATAAAGGTGGGGAAAATCTGGTCTTAGTTGGGGTGAAAACGAGGGGAGTACCGTTAACGAACAGATTACAGGATAGAATAAAACAAATTGAAGGACTGGATCTACCAACAGGTGAATTGGATATAACGTTATACCGAGATGATTTGGAAATGGCAACTAATAGTAATGATCCACAACTGAAATCCACAAAAATTGATATAGATGTAACAGGGAAAAAAGTGATACTCATAGATGATGTACTTTATACCGGCAGGACCATACGAGCAGCAATGGATGCGGTGATGGATACTGGAAGGCCATCACAGATTCAATTGGGTGTCCTCGTTGATAGAGGCCATAGAGAATTACCGATACGGGCAGATTACGTAGGTAAAAACATTCCAACATCTGAAAAAGAAATTGTTGTGGTCCAATTGGCAGAATCCGACGAGATCGATCAAGTATCCATTTATGATAAATAA
- a CDS encoding RluA family pseudouridine synthase, translated as MTLFYHTVNELQEKQRIDKVLAALNPEASRSQVQSWIVKGLVTVNKEYVKSNDKCQIGDVIEWSIPKEETLEIVAEDIPLSIVYEDSDLLVVNKPKGMVIHPSPGHTSGTLVNALLYHCDHLSSINGVQRPGIVHRIDKDTSGLLVVAKNNQVHAHLSDQLSTKEVKRVYTAIVHGKIPHETGMIDAPIGRDPKDRQRMGIVDDGKPAVTHFNVIKSYPDYTYVKCQLETGRTHQIRVHMKYIGYPLVGDPKYGRRKTMETNGQVLHAGVLGFMHPNMNRWMEFEVKAPAYFEAILSNIEKLY; from the coding sequence ATGACGTTATTTTATCATACTGTTAACGAATTGCAGGAAAAACAACGAATTGATAAAGTACTTGCTGCACTAAATCCGGAAGCATCCCGTTCACAGGTGCAATCATGGATTGTAAAGGGGCTTGTAACCGTTAATAAGGAGTACGTAAAATCAAATGATAAGTGTCAGATAGGTGATGTTATAGAGTGGTCAATCCCGAAGGAAGAGACGCTTGAAATCGTTGCAGAGGATATACCGTTATCCATTGTATATGAGGACAGCGATTTATTGGTAGTTAACAAGCCAAAGGGAATGGTCATTCATCCGTCTCCAGGACATACGAGCGGTACACTTGTTAACGCACTTCTTTATCATTGTGATCACCTATCCAGTATAAATGGTGTGCAGCGACCTGGTATTGTCCATCGAATTGATAAGGATACAAGTGGGTTATTAGTTGTTGCAAAAAATAATCAAGTACATGCACATCTATCCGATCAACTATCAACAAAAGAAGTTAAACGAGTATATACCGCCATTGTTCATGGAAAAATTCCGCATGAAACGGGGATGATTGATGCCCCGATTGGGAGAGATCCGAAAGATCGCCAGCGAATGGGGATAGTCGATGATGGAAAACCTGCCGTGACACATTTTAATGTGATAAAAAGCTACCCTGATTATACATATGTAAAATGTCAATTAGAGACAGGAAGAACACATCAGATCCGTGTACATATGAAATATATTGGTTATCCCCTTGTTGGTGACCCTAAATATGGTCGCCGGAAAACAATGGAAACAAATGGCCAAGTGTTACATGCCGGTGTGCTCGGTTTTATGCACCCAAATATGAATAGATGGATGGAATTTGAAGTGAAAGCTCCTGCCTATTTTGAGGCGATTTTATCCAATATAGAAAAATTGTATTGA
- the lspA gene encoding signal peptidase II, with protein sequence MYVYYIIALVIIAIDQVTKWMVVRAMELGEQMTIIENFFYLTSHRNSGAAWGILEGQMLIFYLVTVIVVIGIIYYMQAYAKKNRGLAISLSLVLGGAIGNFIDRLFHQEVVDFFDFIIFHYNFPIFNIADAALTVGVIFILIITIIDETKAKKGKAEK encoded by the coding sequence ATGTATGTGTACTATATTATTGCACTAGTTATTATTGCCATTGACCAAGTGACGAAATGGATGGTTGTCCGAGCAATGGAGCTTGGAGAACAAATGACAATTATAGAAAACTTCTTTTATCTTACATCACATCGCAATAGCGGTGCTGCGTGGGGGATATTGGAGGGGCAGATGCTGATTTTCTATCTTGTGACAGTCATTGTCGTTATAGGGATTATTTATTACATGCAGGCATATGCAAAGAAAAATAGAGGGTTAGCCATTAGCTTAAGCTTGGTACTGGGGGGAGCCATTGGTAACTTTATTGACCGTCTTTTCCACCAAGAAGTCGTGGATTTCTTTGATTTTATCATCTTTCATTATAATTTTCCTATTTTTAATATAGCTGATGCTGCTTTAACAGTTGGGGTTATATTTATTCTTATCATTACCATCATCGATGAAACAAAAGCGAAGAAAGGAAAAGCAGAAAAATGA
- the ileS gene encoding isoleucine--tRNA ligase: MDYKDTLLMPKTSFPMRGNLPNKEPKRQEHWDEANLYDKVQERTKGRPLFILHDGPPYANGDLHIGHALNKILKDFITRYKSMTGYHAPYIPGWDTHGLPVETALTKNKKVKRKEMSIAAFRQLCAEYALDQLDNQRRQFKSLGVRGDWDHPYVTLTKDYEAAQIKVFGEMAKKGYIYKGLKPVYWSPSSESALAEAEIEYHDKRSPSIYVAFDVIDGKGLLEGGEKFIIWTTTPWTLPANLGISLHPDLEYVVVEVNQEKYIIARSLLESVAEELEWEDPQVIKSFKGKEADRIVVKHPFYDRESLIMLGEHVTTDAGTGCVHTAPGHGEDDFVVARSYGIDPLSPVDDRGVFTNEAPGFEGQFYDKANKSITEKLEEVGALLKLSFITHSYPHDWRTKKPTIFRATSQWFASIKDFRQDILDEISRVNWYPSWGETRLHNMVRDREDWCISRQRTWGVPMPVFYGEDNKPIINDETIEHVANLFKAHGSNVWFEWEAKDLLPEGFTSEHSPNGIFTKETDIMDVWFDSGSSHEAVLEGRPYHRRPADVYLEGSDQYRGWFNSSISTSVAVTGKAPFENVISHGFVLDGNGRKMSKSLGNVMIPSKVQKQLGSDILRLWVSSVDYQGDVRISQEILKQTSEAYRKIRNTIRFMLANLADFDPNMDRVPEAEMEEVDRYMIHRLQQMLGNVKENYEQFEYAPIFHQIHNFCAVDLSSFYLDFAKDILYIEAKDNKRRRSIQTGYYEILTTLVKLLTPIIPHTTDEVWEYIPGVEEESVQLTDIPNTHEIAGMAVLEPKWDHFMNIRDDVLKALEEARNEKVIGKSLEAKVTLVPKDDQTKEVLQTFDYLHQYLIVSESIIRDSSSEAKEYQYVDVFVEKHPGERCERCWVASETVGEDAEHPGLCSRCASVVKEHYTA, translated from the coding sequence ATGGATTATAAAGATACATTGTTGATGCCGAAAACGTCCTTTCCAATGCGTGGTAATTTGCCGAATAAAGAACCAAAAAGGCAAGAGCATTGGGATGAGGCAAATTTATATGACAAAGTCCAGGAAAGAACGAAAGGAAGACCATTGTTTATTTTGCATGATGGCCCTCCATATGCAAATGGTGATTTGCATATTGGCCATGCATTAAATAAAATTTTGAAGGATTTTATTACCCGTTATAAGTCAATGACTGGTTATCATGCGCCATATATTCCAGGTTGGGATACACATGGATTACCGGTTGAGACGGCATTAACGAAAAATAAAAAAGTAAAACGAAAAGAAATGAGTATTGCGGCGTTCAGACAGTTATGTGCTGAATATGCGTTGGACCAATTGGACAATCAACGCAGGCAATTTAAATCTCTTGGTGTTCGTGGTGATTGGGATCATCCATATGTTACATTAACAAAGGATTATGAGGCTGCCCAAATCAAGGTCTTTGGAGAAATGGCCAAAAAAGGCTATATCTATAAGGGATTAAAGCCAGTTTATTGGTCACCATCATCTGAATCTGCCCTAGCTGAGGCTGAAATAGAATATCATGATAAACGCTCTCCTTCCATTTACGTTGCCTTTGACGTCATAGATGGAAAAGGTTTACTCGAAGGCGGAGAGAAATTTATTATTTGGACAACAACGCCATGGACCCTCCCGGCTAACTTGGGAATTAGTCTACATCCTGATCTGGAATACGTGGTTGTGGAAGTGAACCAGGAAAAATATATTATCGCCCGTTCCTTGCTTGAATCTGTTGCGGAGGAATTGGAATGGGAAGACCCACAAGTGATAAAATCATTTAAAGGAAAAGAAGCGGATAGAATTGTCGTTAAACATCCATTTTATGATCGTGAATCACTCATTATGCTTGGTGAACATGTAACAACAGATGCAGGTACTGGTTGCGTTCATACAGCACCAGGACATGGGGAAGATGACTTTGTTGTAGCTCGAAGTTATGGTATTGACCCATTGTCTCCTGTTGATGATAGGGGCGTCTTTACAAACGAAGCACCTGGATTTGAAGGACAATTCTATGATAAAGCGAACAAGTCTATTACAGAAAAACTGGAAGAAGTAGGAGCTTTGCTCAAGCTTTCGTTCATCACACACTCTTATCCACATGATTGGCGGACGAAGAAACCGACAATTTTCCGAGCGACATCGCAGTGGTTTGCATCCATTAAGGATTTTCGTCAGGATATTCTGGATGAAATCAGTCGCGTTAACTGGTATCCATCATGGGGAGAGACTCGTCTTCACAACATGGTCCGAGATAGGGAAGATTGGTGTATTTCGCGTCAGCGTACGTGGGGGGTTCCAATGCCTGTATTCTACGGGGAAGATAATAAACCTATTATTAATGATGAAACTATTGAGCATGTAGCTAACTTATTTAAAGCACATGGTTCCAATGTATGGTTTGAATGGGAAGCTAAAGATTTATTGCCTGAAGGTTTTACTTCCGAACATAGTCCAAATGGAATATTCACAAAAGAAACAGATATTATGGATGTATGGTTTGATTCAGGATCATCCCATGAGGCTGTACTGGAAGGTCGCCCGTATCATAGACGCCCGGCAGATGTTTATTTGGAAGGCAGTGACCAATACCGTGGCTGGTTCAATTCCTCCATATCTACATCTGTGGCAGTGACAGGAAAAGCACCATTTGAAAATGTCATTAGCCATGGTTTTGTATTAGATGGTAATGGACGGAAAATGAGTAAATCTCTGGGAAATGTCATGATACCTTCCAAAGTGCAAAAGCAATTAGGTTCCGATATTTTACGATTATGGGTATCTTCTGTTGATTATCAGGGAGATGTACGTATTTCGCAGGAAATTCTTAAACAAACATCTGAAGCATATCGAAAAATTAGAAATACGATTCGTTTTATGTTAGCAAACTTAGCAGACTTTGATCCAAACATGGACAGAGTCCCGGAAGCGGAAATGGAAGAAGTGGATCGTTATATGATCCATCGCCTACAGCAGATGTTAGGTAATGTTAAGGAGAACTACGAGCAATTTGAATATGCACCGATTTTCCATCAAATCCACAACTTCTGTGCGGTTGATTTAAGCTCATTCTATTTGGATTTTGCTAAAGATATACTATATATCGAGGCAAAGGATAATAAGCGTCGCCGTAGTATTCAAACAGGCTATTATGAAATTTTAACGACACTGGTTAAATTATTGACACCTATCATTCCGCATACGACGGATGAAGTATGGGAATATATTCCTGGTGTAGAAGAAGAGAGTGTACAGTTAACAGATATCCCCAATACACATGAAATTGCAGGTATGGCTGTTCTGGAACCAAAATGGGATCATTTCATGAATATTCGTGATGATGTTTTAAAAGCACTGGAAGAAGCAAGGAATGAAAAAGTAATCGGGAAATCGCTAGAAGCAAAAGTTACACTTGTGCCAAAAGATGATCAAACCAAAGAAGTATTACAAACATTTGATTATCTGCATCAATATTTAATCGTATCAGAGTCGATTATTCGCGATAGTAGTTCAGAAGCAAAGGAATATCAGTATGTGGATGTTTTCGTCGAGAAACATCCCGGAGAAAGATGTGAACGTTGCTGGGTAGCATCGGAAACAGTTGGAGAAGATGCGGAACATCCTGGATTATGTAGCCGTTGCGCGAGTGTTGTAAAAGAGCATTACACGGCATAA
- a CDS encoding DivIVA domain-containing protein — MPLTPLDIHNKEFTRSIRGYNEDEVNEFLDQIIKDYETVIREKKDAKEKVDQLEEKLGHFTNIEETLNKSILVAQETAEEVKGSATKESKLIIKEAEKNADRIINDALSKSRRISMDVEELKKQAKVFRTRLKMLVEAQLDMIDTNDWEDLFDEELGEDLDLAENNS; from the coding sequence GTGCCATTAACACCATTAGATATTCATAATAAAGAGTTTACAAGAAGTATTCGAGGATATAATGAAGACGAAGTAAATGAATTCTTAGATCAGATCATTAAAGATTATGAGACAGTAATCAGAGAAAAGAAAGATGCAAAGGAAAAAGTGGATCAATTGGAGGAAAAGCTTGGACACTTTACCAATATTGAAGAAACATTAAACAAATCCATTTTAGTTGCGCAGGAGACTGCTGAAGAAGTGAAAGGGAGTGCGACAAAGGAATCTAAATTAATTATCAAAGAAGCAGAAAAAAATGCCGATCGCATCATTAATGATGCATTAAGTAAGTCACGCCGCATATCTATGGATGTGGAAGAGTTAAAGAAACAGGCTAAGGTATTTCGAACACGTTTGAAAATGTTGGTTGAAGCGCAACTGGATATGATTGACACAAACGATTGGGAAGATTTATTTGATGAAGAATTGGGTGAAGACCTTGATCTGGCAGAAAATAATTCATAG
- a CDS encoding YlmH family RNA-binding protein, translating to MDIYQHFRKEEQPFIDKVLAWVEQVEATYQLRVTDFLDPREQQIMHLLVGENSDVSIHLCGGGPYAERKRAVILPPYEEIAEEVFQLTLVQAAFQSKFISLEHRDVMGAFLSLGIKRKKLGDIIVEDGVIQIVMAKEIAPFVLANLTAIKKANVKLVEKPFTALMEKDITWMETDQTVSSLRLDAVLTVIYNISRKDAAEFIKKLQVKVNFKVVDDAKFLLQEGDLLSVRGKGRSKLVSVNGQTKKNKWRITTAILK from the coding sequence ATGGATATTTATCAACATTTTCGAAAAGAAGAGCAGCCATTTATTGACAAGGTATTAGCTTGGGTGGAGCAGGTTGAAGCAACGTACCAATTGAGAGTAACTGATTTCCTTGATCCAAGAGAACAGCAAATAATGCACTTATTAGTTGGAGAAAACAGTGATGTTAGCATCCATTTATGTGGTGGCGGCCCGTATGCGGAAAGAAAGCGTGCTGTCATACTTCCTCCATATGAAGAGATAGCTGAAGAAGTCTTTCAGCTTACGTTGGTACAGGCAGCGTTTCAAAGCAAGTTCATATCATTGGAACATCGTGACGTGATGGGAGCTTTTTTATCGCTGGGAATAAAACGAAAAAAGCTTGGTGATATCATTGTTGAGGATGGGGTCATTCAAATTGTTATGGCCAAAGAAATTGCCCCATTTGTATTAGCTAACCTGACGGCCATTAAAAAAGCTAACGTAAAGCTTGTGGAAAAACCTTTCACTGCATTAATGGAAAAGGATATAACGTGGATGGAAACAGATCAAACTGTATCCTCATTACGATTAGATGCTGTGTTAACAGTAATTTATAATATCTCTAGAAAAGATGCTGCGGAATTTATAAAAAAACTTCAAGTTAAAGTGAATTTTAAGGTGGTTGACGATGCTAAGTTCCTTTTACAGGAGGGTGATTTACTTTCCGTCCGTGGAAAAGGAAGGAGTAAACTCGTATCCGTAAATGGACAAACAAAAAAGAACAAGTGGCGGATAACCACCGCTATATTAAAATAA
- a CDS encoding YggT family protein, translating into MIQLLNLLDTALTIYSFALLIYIFMSWFPGARESSFGVFLANICEPYLEIFRRFIPPLGMIDLSPIVAIFVIQFAKMGLRELFFMLFF; encoded by the coding sequence ATGATCCAGTTACTTAATTTATTAGATACTGCTTTAACGATTTACAGTTTTGCCTTACTTATTTATATTTTTATGTCATGGTTCCCGGGGGCGCGGGAATCATCTTTCGGTGTCTTTTTAGCAAATATCTGCGAACCGTACCTGGAAATATTCCGCCGATTTATTCCACCATTAGGTATGATTGATTTATCCCCAATTGTAGCTATTTTTGTGATACAATTTGCCAAAATGGGACTACGTGAATTATTTTTCATGCTGTTCTTCTAA
- a CDS encoding cell division protein SepF, producing MSIKNKIKNYFTMDDEYEYEYTEEVDGAGKPNVDQKNQNVVNLTSLQQPSSKVVLYEPRTYNEAQEIADNIVNRRAVVINLQRLESTQAKRVVDFLSGTVYAVNGDIQKLGSETFLCTPDNVDVSGTISESYVEEDEFEKGW from the coding sequence ATGAGCATTAAAAATAAAATCAAAAATTATTTTACGATGGATGACGAATATGAATACGAGTATACAGAAGAAGTAGATGGTGCAGGCAAGCCAAATGTGGATCAGAAAAATCAAAATGTAGTCAATTTAACAAGCTTGCAACAGCCCTCATCGAAGGTTGTGCTTTATGAGCCAAGAACCTATAATGAAGCACAGGAAATAGCAGATAATATTGTAAATAGGAGAGCTGTTGTTATTAATCTGCAACGTTTGGAGAGCACACAAGCGAAGAGGGTGGTTGATTTTCTTAGTGGCACCGTCTATGCTGTGAACGGTGATATTCAAAAACTCGGATCTGAAACATTTCTATGCACCCCTGATAATGTCGATGTATCCGGAACAATATCCGAAAGTTATGTGGAGGAAGATGAATTTGAAAAAGGATGGTAG
- a CDS encoding YggS family pyridoxal phosphate-dependent enzyme, which produces MDVATNLTMIQSNIGQACEKSNRHPNEITVIGVTKYVTIERTKEAINTGIKNLGENRSEGFLEKYNHIDSDVKWHFIGTLQSRKVKDVVDKVDAIHSLDRLSLAKEINKRASKQIDCFVQVNVSGEESKHGLQPEDVIPFIKEVQKYNYVRVVGLMTMAPHLEDNERLRGIFKRLALLRKTVQQENLANAPCEFLSMGMSNDYEVAIEEGATHIRIGSNLVG; this is translated from the coding sequence ATGGATGTAGCAACAAATCTAACGATGATTCAAAGCAATATTGGACAAGCTTGTGAAAAAAGTAATCGACATCCAAATGAAATAACAGTTATAGGCGTTACGAAATATGTTACAATAGAACGAACAAAAGAAGCCATAAATACAGGGATTAAAAACCTTGGCGAAAATCGTTCGGAAGGATTTCTGGAAAAATACAATCATATTGACAGTGATGTGAAATGGCATTTTATAGGTACGTTGCAATCAAGAAAAGTAAAAGATGTTGTCGATAAAGTAGATGCTATCCATTCTTTGGATCGCCTATCACTTGCTAAAGAAATAAATAAGCGGGCAAGTAAACAAATCGATTGTTTTGTTCAGGTGAATGTAAGTGGAGAAGAATCAAAACATGGATTGCAACCGGAAGATGTTATCCCTTTTATTAAAGAGGTTCAGAAGTATAACTACGTTCGCGTTGTAGGATTGATGACAATGGCGCCACATCTGGAAGATAACGAACGTTTGAGGGGTATTTTTAAAAGACTAGCGTTATTACGAAAGACAGTTCAACAGGAAAATTTGGCTAACGCTCCTTGTGAATTTTTATCGATGGGAATGAGTAATGATTATGAAGTAGCAATTGAAGAGGGAGCGACGCATATACGGATCGGTTCAAATCTAGTAGGATAA
- the pgeF gene encoding peptidoglycan editing factor PgeF, giving the protein MPEPFKQTNESYLHIEEWQKRNPKLHVGFTTRNGGLSQPPFDTLNCGLHVQDQYDQIIANREILANHLSIPLKNWVAGEQTHQTMVKMVHSEDKGKGAASYQSSIKKTDGLITKERGILCTAFFADCVPLFFYDPVSEYIGIAHAGWKGSVNRIGEQMVQELQAVGVNPADLLVAIGPCISQQYYEVDENVIGHLTTHDKKKTVLSRENNRYLLDLKQLNVEILLQCGVLRNNIGVTNYCTFQDHLLFFSHRRDKGNTGRMLGFIGFTT; this is encoded by the coding sequence ATGCCTGAACCATTTAAACAAACAAATGAATCTTATTTACATATAGAAGAATGGCAAAAACGAAATCCAAAGCTGCATGTTGGATTTACAACCAGAAATGGGGGATTAAGCCAGCCTCCTTTTGATACATTAAACTGTGGATTGCATGTACAGGACCAATACGATCAAATCATCGCAAATCGAGAAATTTTAGCCAATCATTTGTCGATCCCTTTGAAAAATTGGGTGGCAGGAGAACAGACACATCAAACAATGGTGAAAATGGTCCATTCTGAAGATAAAGGAAAAGGGGCTGCTTCCTATCAAAGTTCTATTAAAAAAACAGATGGTCTAATTACAAAGGAGCGAGGAATATTATGTACTGCTTTTTTTGCTGATTGTGTCCCTTTATTCTTTTATGATCCGGTATCCGAATACATTGGGATAGCGCATGCCGGCTGGAAGGGATCCGTCAATCGTATTGGTGAACAAATGGTTCAGGAATTGCAAGCGGTGGGAGTGAATCCTGCTGATCTTTTAGTAGCCATCGGTCCTTGTATATCTCAACAGTATTATGAAGTTGATGAAAATGTTATCGGGCATCTAACGACACATGATAAGAAAAAAACAGTCCTATCTAGAGAAAATAATCGTTATTTGTTAGATTTAAAACAGCTAAATGTAGAAATTCTTTTGCAATGTGGTGTATTACGTAATAATATAGGTGTAACAAATTACTGCACGTTTCAAGATCATTTGTTATTTTTTTCACATCGACGAGACAAAGGAAATACAGGGAGAATGTTAGGTTTTATAGGATTTACAACCTAA
- a CDS encoding YlmC/YmxH family sporulation protein has protein sequence MIKLSELQTKEIIVIDDGSRLGHISDLEIDKDKGKILAIIVIEKEKKGGMFGKPDELIIHWDQIVRVGSDVILVKEVQEPKLYAEPFVNE, from the coding sequence ATGATAAAATTATCTGAATTGCAAACAAAAGAAATAATTGTTATTGATGATGGAAGTCGACTGGGACATATATCCGATTTGGAAATTGATAAAGATAAAGGAAAAATACTTGCTATTATTGTTATTGAAAAGGAAAAGAAAGGTGGAATGTTTGGAAAACCGGATGAATTGATCATTCATTGGGATCAAATTGTAAGGGTTGGCTCGGATGTCATTCTGGTCAAAGAGGTCCAAGAGCCAAAATTGTATGCGGAACCTTTTGTAAATGAATAA
- the ltrA gene encoding group II intron reverse transcriptase/maturase, protein MLEQILSRENLMTALHRVERNKGSHGVDGMPVQNLRAHIVEHWASIREQLETGTYYPQPVRHYKIRKEGGGMRKLGIPTVLDRFIQQAIAQVLTTIYDPTFSENSYGFRPKRRGHDAVRKARAYMKDGYRWVIDMDLEKFFDKVNHDRLMRTLSRRVKDPKVLQLIRRFLQAGIMEDGVVHPNTEGASQGGPLSPLLSNIVLDELDKELEKRGLHFVRYADDFHIYVRSKRAGHRIMESITNFIEKKMKLEVNKEKSAVDRPWKRKFLGFSFTFHKENPKIRIAKESIKRFKRRIRELTSRKKSMNMGDRIEKLNQYLAGWLGYYQLAETPTIFKELDGWIRRRLRMIRWKEWKKVKTKHKNLVKQGIKKGKAWEWANTRKSYWRTANSPILHRALGDQYWSEQGLKSLTNSYLTKRWT, encoded by the coding sequence ATGTTGGAACAAATCCTATCACGGGAAAACTTAATGACAGCTCTGCATCGTGTAGAGCGCAATAAAGGAAGTCACGGAGTTGATGGAATGCCCGTACAAAACTTACGAGCGCATATCGTTGAACACTGGGCTTCTATTCGGGAACAACTGGAAACAGGAACCTACTATCCTCAGCCTGTCCGCCATTACAAAATCCGTAAAGAAGGCGGCGGTATGAGGAAACTGGGTATTCCCACCGTGTTAGACCGATTTATCCAACAAGCCATCGCACAAGTGCTCACCACGATATATGACCCGACCTTCTCGGAAAATAGCTATGGCTTCCGCCCAAAGCGTCGAGGTCACGACGCTGTAAGGAAAGCTAGGGCATACATGAAGGACGGATATCGCTGGGTGATTGATATGGATTTAGAGAAATTCTTCGATAAAGTAAACCACGACCGTTTGATGCGGACGCTAAGTCGGAGGGTCAAAGACCCGAAAGTCCTTCAGCTTATCCGCAGATTCCTGCAAGCAGGAATCATGGAAGACGGAGTGGTACATCCGAATACAGAAGGAGCGTCTCAGGGCGGACCGTTAAGTCCGCTTCTCTCAAACATTGTCCTGGATGAACTGGACAAAGAGTTAGAGAAAAGAGGACTCCATTTCGTGCGCTATGCGGATGACTTTCATATTTATGTCCGTTCGAAAAGGGCAGGACACCGAATAATGGAAAGTATCACCAACTTTATAGAGAAGAAGATGAAATTGGAAGTCAATAAAGAGAAAAGTGCGGTAGACCGCCCATGGAAACGTAAATTCCTTGGATTCTCATTCACCTTTCATAAGGAAAATCCCAAGATACGGATTGCGAAAGAGAGCATCAAACGTTTCAAGCGACGAATCCGAGAATTAACGTCTCGAAAGAAATCCATGAATATGGGGGACAGAATCGAGAAACTGAATCAATATCTCGCAGGCTGGCTGGGATACTACCAGTTAGCAGAAACACCTACGATATTCAAGGAACTCGACGGATGGATTCGAAGACGTCTACGAATGATACGTTGGAAAGAGTGGAAGAAAGTGAAAACGAAACACAAGAATCTTGTGAAACAAGGAATCAAGAAAGGAAAAGCGTGGGAATGGGCAAACACAAGAAAGAGCTATTGGCGAACCGCCAATAGCCCTATCTTGCATAGAGCACTTGGTGACCAATACTGGTCAGAACAAGGCTTGAAGAGTCTAACTAATAGCTATCTAACGAAGCGTTGGACATAA
- the sigG gene encoding RNA polymerase sporulation sigma factor SigG produces MTRHKVEICGVDTSKLPVLKNEEMRKLFVKMQEGDGESAREELVNGNLRLVLSVIQRFNNRGEYVDDLFQVGCIGLMKSIDNFDLSHNVRFSTYAVPMIIGEIRRYLRDNNPIRVSRSLRDIAYKALQVREKLISKTSKEPTPMEIAEEMGIPHSDIVFAMDAIQDPVSLFEPIYNDGGDPIFVMDQISDEKDKDSTWADKLSLKEGMYQLNEREEMILNKRFFQGKTQMEVADEIGISQAQVSRLEKAAISQMNKEMFE; encoded by the coding sequence ATGACAAGGCATAAGGTTGAGATATGTGGTGTTGATACATCGAAACTACCTGTATTAAAAAACGAAGAAATGCGTAAGTTATTTGTGAAAATGCAAGAAGGAGACGGGGAATCTGCACGTGAGGAACTGGTAAATGGAAACCTGCGTCTCGTATTAAGTGTCATTCAACGATTTAATAATCGTGGTGAATATGTTGATGATTTATTTCAAGTTGGCTGTATTGGCTTGATGAAATCCATTGACAATTTTGACTTATCACATAATGTTAGATTTTCAACATATGCTGTTCCAATGATTATCGGCGAGATAAGACGTTATTTAAGAGATAACAATCCGATTCGGGTTTCAAGATCCTTACGTGATATAGCTTATAAAGCCCTGCAAGTAAGGGAGAAATTAATTAGTAAAACGTCGAAAGAACCTACACCGATGGAGATTGCGGAAGAAATGGGAATTCCGCATTCCGACATTGTGTTTGCCATGGATGCCATTCAAGATCCGGTATCATTATTTGAACCAATTTATAATGATGGAGGAGATCCCATATTTGTAATGGATCAAATTAGTGATGAGAAAGATAAGGATTCCACATGGGCAGATAAACTTTCCTTAAAGGAAGGGATGTACCAGTTAAACGAAAGAGAAGAGATGATATTAAATAAGCGTTTTTTTCAAGGGAAAACACAAATGGAAGTAGCCGATGAAATAGGTATTTCACAAGCCCAGGTATCTCGCCTGGAAAAAGCTGCCATTAGTCAGATGAATAAGGAAATGTTTGAATAA